Proteins found in one Oncorhynchus mykiss isolate Arlee chromosome 17, USDA_OmykA_1.1, whole genome shotgun sequence genomic segment:
- the LOC110495156 gene encoding uncharacterized protein LOC110495156 isoform X2, producing MAMSGLLVCVLMAALVGVGLTSPVSKSDGNTKQGGILPQLLARREAVRNAAENIAKREQDPQTSMARMERMSHLSEDQREFMSKQIMQAISGLYCSQR from the coding sequence ATGGCAATGAGTGGATTGTTGGTGTGCGTCCTCATGGCAGCGCTAGTAGGGGTTGGTTTGACATCACCCGTATCCAAGTCGGATGGCAACACCAAACAGGGTGGGATACTGCCACAGCTACTGGCCAGGAGGGAGGCAGTGAGGAATGCTGCGGAGAACATCGCTAAGCGGGAGCAAGACCCTCAAACGAGCATGGCACGGATGGAGAGGATGTCGCACCTGTCGGAGGACCAGCGCGAGTTCATGTCCAAGCAAATCATGCAGGCCATCTCAG